The following coding sequences lie in one Tichowtungia aerotolerans genomic window:
- the rd gene encoding rubredoxin, whose product MEKYVCTPCGYIYDPAVGDPDNGVAPGTAFADLPDDWCCPECGAEKEYFEPQS is encoded by the coding sequence ATGGAAAAATACGTATGCACACCTTGCGGTTACATTTACGACCCGGCAGTTGGAGATCCCGACAACGGCGTAGCCCCGGGCACTGCTTTTGCTGACCTGCCTGATGATTGGTGCTGTCCGGAATGCGGTGCTGAAAAAGAATACTTTGAACCGCAGTCTTAA
- a CDS encoding PD-(D/E)XK nuclease family protein: protein MKISNGVQTVFPTELAKRRFERKVVQENGVLDTSCLLTFKQLLDLCEHAARRQNLLKGRSPGSAELALLLQRTAEAVSFAPEQPLARLSISARAGLLEKLVEKFAFLAHDRAALQRWLLAHAPGHKLYGFGQLMQAWHHECEQSGIADRFKVNAALLNLIASGELPPKLRAGIHFRAVRWFNPFEERFVAALKTRLGDDPVQIFSVLPSAHADAAGDRLCAAVRSELGSEEEWKQWTEDFADAYETDDSNILEAESRERVSFFVSAHPYGEIEDAARRVAADIEQGTAPEEIALILRDLSPYTDIVPNVFQRFGIPYYFRRGTPAAAHPPVKALLALLEFPQRRSRDRLCDLLLQPGIDWPGIEDREALVQQIRKTEPPQLRRLPKELSGFFPSLDFPEQVQCVIEQHKLNLPEEVHSLLEELATLPPLPRERMVSLFEELLNNETLKDELSTESGVWILNPMDAAGLRFDTVFIAGMDDRSFPKIPKADSLLTRTERLALRTFLDERKIPCPRLALSETGEALVQEEILFLTALSTASEKLTLSHTQCDADGKERTPGEFFERMRKLSGGEAPAHGESFHTILPPEAVRAEDEAQQTRAWLSSNTGAAAPSKPPDIGKTERNGNVASAIQAWLNNNPEFSATALESLARNRFVFFLEKVLGIKPDRTHEDDTDPMDRGNVIHEILDQVYHEIAAQSGWYAKKVSDGWKLSQEGDILLAVFEPSKADELIALAREIATDEFIKAERRPSRHLGHPTVWNTEKEKILNVIENFIRMDCETALSENRYPALFEMKFDEKHDLPLTLEHNGEEVRLKGKIDRIDLVFNDGELERVLVIDYKSKSRSDSIETLEKKIGLNLDCQLALYTLAAQQFFFGAHNTPELNERVQALYHLQERALKKMESHFRRKRLTMTPELTETFLETLFSNVRKLRAGDLAAEPLIAGYEDYSHICRTQAIEPNELLKEK from the coding sequence ATGAAGATAAGCAACGGCGTACAGACTGTTTTCCCGACCGAACTGGCCAAACGCCGGTTCGAGCGAAAAGTCGTCCAGGAAAACGGTGTTCTCGATACATCCTGCCTGCTGACTTTTAAACAGCTCCTCGATCTCTGTGAACACGCCGCCCGACGACAAAACCTGCTGAAAGGCAGGTCCCCCGGATCTGCTGAACTGGCCCTGCTGTTGCAAAGAACCGCTGAAGCCGTTTCGTTTGCTCCAGAACAGCCGCTGGCGCGGCTTTCCATTTCCGCCCGCGCGGGACTGCTCGAGAAGCTGGTCGAGAAATTTGCATTTCTGGCCCACGACCGCGCCGCCCTGCAACGCTGGCTTCTGGCCCATGCCCCCGGCCACAAACTGTACGGATTCGGTCAGCTGATGCAAGCGTGGCATCACGAATGTGAACAGTCCGGGATTGCCGACCGTTTTAAAGTCAATGCCGCTCTGCTGAACCTGATCGCAAGCGGCGAACTGCCGCCTAAACTGCGAGCCGGAATCCATTTTCGGGCCGTCCGCTGGTTCAACCCGTTCGAAGAGCGCTTTGTTGCCGCACTGAAAACAAGACTGGGTGACGATCCGGTTCAGATTTTCTCGGTCCTGCCGTCCGCGCACGCCGATGCCGCGGGCGACCGCCTGTGCGCCGCAGTACGCAGTGAACTCGGCTCAGAAGAAGAGTGGAAACAGTGGACCGAAGATTTTGCCGACGCCTACGAAACGGACGACAGCAATATTCTGGAAGCCGAGTCGCGAGAACGGGTTTCGTTCTTTGTCTCGGCCCATCCATATGGAGAAATCGAAGACGCCGCCCGGCGAGTTGCCGCCGATATTGAACAAGGCACCGCGCCGGAGGAAATCGCCCTGATTCTGCGCGACCTCAGCCCGTACACGGACATTGTTCCCAACGTGTTTCAGCGCTTCGGTATCCCGTATTATTTCCGGCGCGGCACGCCGGCCGCGGCCCATCCGCCGGTGAAAGCGCTGCTCGCCCTGCTCGAGTTTCCGCAGCGCCGGTCCCGCGACCGGCTGTGCGACCTGCTTCTTCAGCCCGGCATCGACTGGCCCGGCATCGAAGACCGCGAAGCCCTTGTTCAGCAGATCCGGAAAACCGAACCGCCGCAACTCCGACGCCTGCCGAAAGAGCTTTCCGGATTCTTCCCTTCGCTGGATTTTCCAGAACAGGTTCAATGTGTGATTGAACAGCACAAATTGAATCTGCCCGAAGAGGTCCACTCCCTGCTTGAAGAACTGGCGACTCTTCCGCCCCTGCCGCGGGAAAGGATGGTTTCTCTGTTTGAGGAACTGCTCAATAATGAAACGCTCAAGGATGAGCTGAGCACCGAAAGCGGCGTATGGATTCTCAACCCGATGGATGCGGCAGGGCTGCGGTTCGACACGGTTTTTATTGCCGGCATGGATGACCGAAGCTTCCCGAAGATCCCGAAAGCCGACTCGCTGCTCACCCGCACAGAACGCCTTGCGCTACGCACCTTTCTGGACGAGAGAAAAATCCCCTGCCCGCGACTGGCGCTGTCCGAAACCGGCGAGGCGCTGGTCCAGGAGGAAATCCTGTTTCTGACCGCTCTGAGCACAGCATCCGAAAAGCTGACGCTGTCGCACACGCAGTGTGACGCCGATGGCAAAGAACGTACGCCCGGAGAATTTTTTGAGCGTATGCGCAAGCTGTCCGGAGGCGAAGCTCCTGCCCACGGCGAATCGTTCCACACCATTCTTCCACCGGAAGCCGTTCGGGCGGAAGACGAGGCACAACAAACCCGGGCATGGCTGTCCTCCAATACAGGCGCTGCGGCCCCGTCGAAGCCTCCAGACATTGGAAAAACTGAACGCAACGGGAACGTTGCGTCCGCCATCCAGGCATGGCTGAACAACAACCCGGAGTTCAGCGCGACCGCGCTGGAATCGCTCGCACGCAACCGATTTGTCTTTTTCCTCGAAAAAGTGCTCGGAATCAAACCGGACCGCACTCACGAGGATGACACCGATCCGATGGACCGCGGAAACGTGATTCACGAAATTCTGGACCAAGTCTACCACGAGATTGCGGCACAGAGCGGATGGTACGCAAAAAAAGTTTCCGATGGCTGGAAACTCTCCCAGGAAGGCGACATCCTGCTGGCAGTGTTTGAGCCATCTAAAGCAGATGAACTGATTGCACTGGCCCGCGAAATCGCGACGGACGAATTCATAAAAGCCGAACGACGGCCGAGCCGCCACCTGGGTCATCCGACGGTGTGGAATACGGAAAAGGAAAAAATCCTGAACGTCATCGAAAACTTTATCCGCATGGACTGCGAAACCGCCCTGTCCGAAAACCGCTATCCGGCGCTGTTCGAGATGAAATTTGATGAAAAGCACGATCTGCCGCTGACCCTGGAACACAACGGTGAAGAGGTGCGGCTGAAAGGAAAAATCGACCGCATTGATCTGGTTTTCAACGACGGCGAACTGGAACGGGTTCTGGTGATCGACTACAAAAGCAAATCGCGCTCCGACAGCATTGAAACTCTGGAGAAAAAAATCGGACTGAACCTCGACTGCCAGCTCGCGCTCTACACCCTTGCCGCCCAGCAGTTTTTCTTCGGAGCACACAATACTCCGGAGCTGAACGAGAGGGTTCAGGCGCTTTATCATCTGCAGGAGCGAGCCCTGAAAAAAATGGAATCGCACTTCAGACGCAAACGACTGACGATGACTCCGGAGCTGACCGAAACATTCCTTGAAACTCTTTTTTCCAATGTTCGGAAACTGCGCGCCGGCGACCTCGCGGCCGAGCCGCTGATCGCAGGCTACGAAGATTATTCCCACATCTGCCGCACACAAGCCATCGAACCGAACGAACTGCTGAAAGAAAAATGA
- a CDS encoding KpsF/GutQ family sugar-phosphate isomerase yields MNLAEVCTVSNLMETDETGFFQTLETVGEAMDFKQRAKEIMDVEIAGMEKVRDQIDGGFSTAVEWILDTLKNGGKVVVTGVGKNFHIGQKMVATFNSTGTKAALLHPIEAMHGDFGVVGEKDIVLALSYSGASDELIALLPALKRQGLKIIGMTADATSPLGVESDLILPIAVDKEACPFGMAPTTSTTVTLALGDALAIVLLEARGFKKEDYAKLHPGGAIGRTLLLKVSDVMRTGDRLAKVSSGATVKDAVMAMTGARSGCVAIVDSDETLLGIFTDGDLRRHLMDTPDITNVEIDSVMTANPITLKPEQLAVDLLKIYEEKNIDDLVVVDDAGRIAGTVDIQDLPKLKIL; encoded by the coding sequence ATGAACCTAGCAGAGGTCTGTACTGTTTCCAACCTTATGGAAACCGACGAGACCGGTTTTTTCCAAACCTTGGAAACTGTAGGAGAGGCGATGGATTTTAAGCAGCGTGCAAAAGAGATTATGGATGTGGAAATCGCGGGTATGGAGAAAGTCCGCGATCAGATTGACGGCGGATTCAGCACGGCCGTCGAATGGATACTGGACACCCTGAAAAACGGCGGCAAAGTGGTCGTGACGGGGGTTGGCAAGAATTTTCACATCGGTCAGAAAATGGTGGCTACGTTCAACAGCACCGGCACCAAGGCCGCGCTGCTGCACCCGATTGAAGCGATGCACGGCGATTTCGGCGTGGTCGGCGAAAAAGATATTGTGCTGGCGCTGAGCTACAGCGGAGCATCCGACGAGCTGATTGCTCTGCTTCCCGCGCTGAAGCGGCAGGGGCTCAAAATTATTGGAATGACTGCCGATGCTACCAGTCCGCTCGGCGTGGAAAGCGATCTGATTCTGCCGATCGCCGTCGATAAAGAGGCGTGTCCGTTCGGCATGGCGCCGACGACCAGCACAACTGTGACGCTGGCTCTCGGCGACGCGCTGGCGATTGTGCTTCTCGAAGCGCGCGGCTTCAAAAAAGAGGATTATGCCAAACTGCATCCCGGCGGCGCGATCGGCCGCACGCTGCTGCTGAAAGTGTCCGATGTGATGCGTACCGGCGACCGGCTTGCCAAGGTGTCCAGCGGCGCCACGGTGAAAGATGCGGTCATGGCGATGACCGGTGCGCGTTCCGGTTGCGTGGCGATTGTTGATTCCGACGAAACACTGCTCGGCATCTTTACCGACGGTGACCTGCGCCGCCATTTGATGGATACGCCGGATATTACCAATGTGGAAATTGATTCGGTGATGACCGCAAACCCGATTACGCTGAAGCCTGAACAGCTGGCCGTCGATCTTCTGAAAATCTACGAAGAGAAAAACATCGACGACCTCGTTGTGGTGGATGACGCCGGACGCATTGCCGGTACGGTCGATATTCAGGACCTGCCGAAACTGAAAATTCTGTAA
- a CDS encoding 50S ribosomal protein L11 methyltransferase, with protein MSTEQAAGGAILTLATKQSHAEEISDWIAENLVKTVVELKKPGGKEVLLEVYFDNTLEAEVAAKALEEFPIFGKSIREYAAEEWTESWKKHFKPMDIGRNLRVCPPWLAGESDRMELVINPGLSFGTGNHFTTRFCLEQLDRLVPESGAKTMADIGTGSGILAIAAVKLGVDHAVGADFDPLCVEQSILNAAANGVAGRTEFFQHDITEGWKDETYDIVCANIYSSLLIDNASTLLGITGKYLLLTGIREVELDGVADTFVQLGGSEIIRDCGGEWGGLVFEA; from the coding sequence ATGAGTACAGAACAGGCAGCAGGGGGGGCGATTCTGACGCTGGCGACGAAGCAGAGCCATGCGGAAGAAATCAGTGACTGGATTGCAGAGAATCTCGTAAAAACTGTGGTGGAGCTGAAAAAGCCCGGCGGGAAAGAGGTCCTGCTGGAGGTCTATTTTGATAATACGCTCGAGGCCGAGGTGGCTGCCAAAGCACTCGAGGAATTTCCAATCTTTGGAAAATCGATCCGCGAATATGCCGCGGAAGAATGGACGGAGAGCTGGAAGAAACACTTCAAGCCGATGGATATCGGCCGAAACCTCCGTGTCTGTCCGCCGTGGCTGGCCGGCGAAAGCGACCGCATGGAACTGGTTATCAACCCGGGCCTGAGTTTTGGAACCGGCAATCATTTCACCACGCGTTTTTGTCTGGAGCAGCTCGACCGGCTGGTGCCGGAAAGCGGAGCGAAAACCATGGCGGATATTGGAACCGGTTCTGGAATCCTGGCGATTGCCGCCGTGAAACTCGGAGTGGACCATGCGGTCGGTGCAGATTTTGACCCGCTGTGTGTAGAGCAGTCGATTTTGAATGCTGCTGCGAACGGTGTTGCAGGCCGGACCGAATTTTTTCAGCACGATATCACCGAGGGCTGGAAGGATGAAACGTATGACATTGTCTGCGCCAATATCTACTCATCCCTGCTGATCGACAATGCGTCGACTCTGTTGGGGATCACCGGAAAATATCTTTTGCTGACGGGAATCCGGGAGGTGGAACTCGATGGCGTGGCTGATACGTTTGTGCAGCTCGGCGGTAGTGAGATCATTCGCGACTGCGGCGGCGAGTGGGGCGGATTGGTTTTTGAAGCATGA
- a CDS encoding uroporphyrinogen decarboxylase family protein, with product MNGKELLLKALAGEDTSRPAWLPFVGCHGGFLINKTATEYLQSADLLVEGLKKAKELYRPDGLPVMFDLQIEAEILGCRLHWADEVPPAVISHPLAEGQKIADLPEIDETKGRFPIVVQALETLKTEIGDDTALYGLICGPFTLALHLLGNDIFLDMYDDEDAVAEVINYCAEICIKSADIYLKHGADVIAVVDPMTSQISPDHFEQFVTPAMNKVYDHIREQGGISAIFVCGDVTRNLEVMTQTTADSICVDEQIDMTHLRELCVAQGKSFGGNIKLTSVLLLGDENDAKMEVLDIMEKSGTKGFILAPGCDLPYAVPPENLQAVAEMVHDEYVRETARTLTAKETDSFDDIELPDYKASDAVLIDVITLDSTSCAPCQYMMEAVQKAVASAHPVCSVSEHKIKERRGIGMMVKLGVKNLPTICINGEVRFASIIPDQKTLVGAIEEAAGK from the coding sequence ATGAACGGAAAAGAACTGCTGCTGAAAGCCCTTGCGGGTGAAGATACCTCGCGCCCGGCCTGGCTTCCCTTTGTGGGGTGTCATGGTGGATTTTTGATTAATAAGACGGCCACCGAATATCTGCAGTCTGCTGATCTTCTGGTTGAAGGGCTCAAAAAAGCCAAAGAGCTTTACAGACCCGATGGACTGCCGGTGATGTTTGACTTGCAGATCGAAGCGGAAATTCTCGGCTGCCGCTTACACTGGGCCGATGAAGTGCCGCCGGCCGTCATCAGCCACCCGTTGGCTGAAGGACAGAAAATCGCTGATCTGCCGGAAATCGATGAAACCAAAGGCCGTTTCCCGATCGTTGTCCAGGCATTGGAAACGCTGAAAACAGAGATCGGTGACGATACGGCTCTGTATGGGCTTATCTGCGGTCCGTTCACCCTTGCGCTGCATCTGCTCGGAAACGACATCTTTCTCGACATGTACGACGACGAAGACGCCGTCGCCGAAGTGATCAACTATTGTGCCGAGATCTGCATCAAGTCCGCGGACATCTATTTGAAACACGGTGCAGATGTGATCGCCGTGGTGGACCCGATGACCAGCCAGATTTCTCCTGATCATTTTGAGCAGTTTGTCACGCCGGCCATGAATAAAGTATACGACCACATTCGCGAACAGGGAGGCATTTCAGCCATCTTTGTCTGCGGAGACGTTACCCGCAATCTGGAGGTAATGACTCAAACCACAGCGGACAGCATTTGTGTTGATGAACAGATCGACATGACGCATCTGCGTGAGCTGTGCGTGGCACAGGGCAAATCATTCGGTGGCAATATCAAACTGACCTCTGTTCTGCTGCTCGGCGACGAAAACGACGCCAAAATGGAAGTCCTCGACATCATGGAAAAGAGCGGCACCAAAGGCTTTATCCTTGCTCCCGGCTGCGACCTCCCGTACGCCGTGCCGCCCGAGAACCTGCAGGCGGTTGCCGAGATGGTTCACGACGAATACGTCCGTGAAACAGCCAGAACCCTGACTGCCAAAGAAACTGACAGTTTTGACGACATTGAGTTGCCGGACTACAAAGCGTCCGATGCTGTATTGATCGACGTCATTACGCTCGATTCCACATCCTGCGCTCCCTGCCAGTACATGATGGAAGCCGTTCAGAAAGCCGTCGCATCCGCGCATCCGGTCTGCAGTGTCAGCGAGCACAAAATCAAAGAGCGTCGTGGAATCGGAATGATGGTCAAGCTCGGCGTCAAAAACCTTCCGACCATCTGCATTAACGGAGAAGTCAGATTTGCTTCCATCATTCCCGACCAGAAAACCCTTGTCGGCGCCATCGAGGAAGCGGCCGGAAAGTAA